A window from Deltaproteobacteria bacterium encodes these proteins:
- a CDS encoding aldehyde ferredoxin oxidoreductase, with protein MDKILRIDMGAAGGPKMREESLGEYAGLGGRAMTSSVVAREVPPSCHPLGKENKLVIAPGMLSGTGAAMWGRLSVGCKSPLTGGIKEANSGGQPAQVLARLGYGAIILEGKPPGDDLYKIIINKDGVKIEADNSLKMMTNYDLVSRMKGEFGDKITCISIGPAGEMKLPAASIACTDPELRPSRHAGRGGVGAVMGAKGVKVIVLDDSGCKARPPKDLEKFREANKKFVEGLARHPVTGQALSAYGSNVLTNILNEAGAYPTNNFKEGQFAGAAKISGETIAELETKRGAGPAHACHRGCVIRCSGIYNDKNGNFLSKQPEYETVWAHGGHCGIDDPDAIAMLDFLDDTYGLDTIETGVAIGVAMQAGVVKFGDAQAAIDLVKEIGRGTPLGRIIGSGAAVTGKVFGVERVPVVKGQAMPAYDPRAVQGIGVTYATSPMGADHTAGYSIATNILKSGGFVDPLKPEGQVDLSRNLQVATAAIDSTGMCLFIAFAILDQPDTFQALLDLLNSFYGLELTADSVSDLGKKVLKIERDFNSRVGFTKEDDRLPRFFYTEPVLPHNITFLVKDEELDKVFNW; from the coding sequence ATGGACAAGATTCTGAGGATCGATATGGGGGCCGCAGGCGGCCCAAAGATGCGGGAAGAATCTCTCGGTGAATACGCGGGACTCGGAGGGCGGGCGATGACATCGTCTGTCGTCGCCAGGGAAGTGCCGCCATCCTGCCACCCTCTGGGCAAGGAAAACAAACTCGTCATTGCTCCCGGTATGCTTTCCGGAACAGGCGCTGCCATGTGGGGACGCTTATCCGTCGGCTGCAAGAGTCCCCTGACGGGAGGGATCAAAGAGGCCAATTCCGGAGGGCAGCCGGCCCAGGTATTGGCAAGGCTCGGGTATGGGGCAATCATCCTGGAGGGAAAGCCGCCGGGGGACGATCTGTACAAAATCATCATTAACAAGGACGGTGTCAAGATTGAAGCGGATAACAGTCTCAAGATGATGACCAATTATGACCTCGTCAGCAGGATGAAAGGGGAGTTTGGCGATAAAATCACCTGTATTTCCATCGGACCGGCCGGAGAGATGAAGCTGCCGGCCGCTTCCATTGCCTGCACGGACCCGGAACTAAGACCATCAAGACACGCAGGGCGAGGGGGCGTCGGGGCCGTTATGGGAGCGAAAGGCGTCAAAGTGATCGTCCTTGATGACAGTGGTTGCAAGGCGCGCCCACCCAAGGATCTCGAAAAATTCAGGGAAGCCAACAAAAAATTTGTAGAAGGACTCGCCCGTCACCCCGTCACCGGCCAGGCCCTTTCTGCTTACGGGAGCAACGTATTGACCAATATCCTCAACGAAGCCGGCGCTTACCCCACCAACAACTTCAAAGAAGGACAATTTGCCGGGGCTGCCAAGATCAGCGGTGAAACCATTGCGGAACTGGAAACAAAACGCGGCGCCGGACCAGCCCACGCCTGTCATCGCGGCTGTGTGATCCGCTGTTCGGGCATATACAACGACAAGAACGGCAATTTCCTTTCCAAGCAACCGGAATATGAAACGGTCTGGGCCCACGGTGGCCATTGCGGTATTGACGACCCCGACGCCATTGCCATGCTTGATTTCCTGGATGATACTTACGGGCTCGATACGATTGAAACGGGGGTAGCCATCGGTGTTGCCATGCAGGCCGGCGTAGTGAAGTTTGGCGACGCCCAGGCCGCCATTGATCTTGTTAAGGAAATCGGCAGGGGAACTCCCCTCGGCAGGATTATCGGCAGCGGCGCCGCCGTAACGGGCAAGGTTTTCGGCGTGGAAAGAGTTCCCGTCGTCAAAGGGCAGGCGATGCCCGCCTACGATCCCCGGGCTGTACAGGGCATCGGCGTCACCTACGCCACGAGCCCCATGGGCGCGGACCACACGGCAGGTTACAGCATCGCGACCAACATCCTCAAGAGCGGCGGCTTCGTTGATCCATTAAAGCCCGAAGGCCAGGTAGATCTGTCCCGGAATCTGCAGGTTGCAACCGCTGCCATTGACTCGACAGGGATGTGTCTGTTTATCGCCTTTGCCATTCTTGACCAGCCGGACACTTTCCAGGCCCTCCTCGACTTGTTGAATTCCTTTTATGGTCTGGAACTGACGGCAGACAGCGTTTCTGATCTCGGGAAGAAGGTATTGAAGATAGAGCGCGATTTCAACAGCCGCGTCGGCTTCACCAAAGAGGATGACCGCCTGCCGCGGTTTTTCTACACGGAACCGGTACTTCCTCATAATATCACTTTCCTGGTCAAGGACGAAGAGTTGGATAAAGTGTTTAATTGGTGA
- a CDS encoding MFS transporter: protein MKRKISENRAVRDGSVNDGNEVRESWAGWLGINRATLGVLVVIGGLGFAEEVWRNFLAIHLKDSITGVNQASRVLEAAKYMGIFAFFVNLLEGFGYIIGGKVAHRLGARVALLVSGLPMILGFILLLIFHHPLAIVFSALLITNWEPLSVPATFAVVGSEVPKNRRAIAFAVQSIQKRLPKVLGPLIGGVAIAVGFWLNLSLAFGFVVLACLIQFFLLKRMRPTNDVAPVPLREVLRNIPPDLRRLLSAEIFLRWGDWFVRDFAVLYVVGVLAQSNQQAGLLLALTSLTALLTYIPVGKMVDRAPNPKPFIGLTFFLFALFPINLVILPHVLPSLGVPLTAALSLVFILNGLREIGEPARKSLIAGGFPPELRARAVGLYWGLRSFAFCPAPLLSYFLWKYFGPEATFLIGGALGMLGTAWFWFRVKCTPEVV, encoded by the coding sequence ATGAAAAGAAAAATATCCGAAAACCGTGCTGTCCGGGATGGCAGCGTCAACGACGGGAATGAAGTCCGTGAATCATGGGCCGGCTGGTTGGGCATCAACCGCGCAACCTTGGGCGTGCTCGTGGTCATCGGTGGTTTGGGTTTCGCGGAAGAGGTCTGGCGCAACTTCCTGGCCATCCATCTCAAGGATTCCATCACGGGCGTCAATCAGGCCTCCCGTGTGTTGGAAGCCGCCAAGTACATGGGCATCTTCGCTTTTTTTGTCAATTTGCTGGAGGGGTTTGGCTACATCATCGGCGGCAAGGTAGCCCATCGTCTGGGGGCGCGCGTGGCGCTGCTCGTTTCCGGTCTGCCAATGATACTGGGCTTTATTCTCCTTTTGATCTTCCATCACCCACTGGCCATCGTTTTCAGCGCCCTTTTGATCACCAACTGGGAACCCCTCTCCGTACCCGCCACCTTTGCCGTGGTGGGCAGCGAAGTCCCTAAAAACCGCCGGGCGATTGCCTTTGCCGTCCAGAGCATCCAGAAGCGCCTGCCCAAGGTTTTGGGACCGCTGATCGGTGGCGTGGCCATCGCGGTAGGATTCTGGTTGAACCTGTCGTTGGCCTTCGGCTTTGTTGTCTTGGCCTGCCTGATCCAGTTCTTCCTGCTTAAGCGGATGCGTCCCACGAATGATGTGGCGCCCGTACCTTTACGGGAGGTGTTGAGAAATATTCCTCCGGATTTGCGGCGCCTTTTGTCGGCAGAGATCTTCCTCCGCTGGGGGGACTGGTTTGTGCGAGATTTTGCCGTCCTTTACGTTGTGGGAGTATTGGCGCAGAGCAACCAGCAAGCGGGGCTGCTGCTGGCTCTGACCAGCCTGACGGCGCTTTTGACTTACATCCCCGTGGGCAAGATGGTGGATCGCGCCCCCAACCCCAAGCCCTTCATCGGTTTAACATTCTTTCTGTTTGCGCTCTTTCCTATCAATCTGGTCATCCTCCCCCACGTTCTGCCTTCCCTCGGAGTGCCTCTGACGGCGGCTCTCAGTCTGGTATTTATTCTGAACGGTTTGCGTGAAATCGGGGAGCCAGCCCGCAAATCTCTGATTGCCGGCGGTTTCCCTCCGGAGCTGCGGGCGCGGGCTGTCGGGCTATACTGGGGCCTGCGTTCCTTTGCCTTTTGCCCGGCGCCGCTCCTTTCCTATTTTTTATGGAAATATTTCGGTCCCGAAGCCACCTTCCTGATCGGCGGTGCGCTGGGGATGCTGGGCACCGCCTGGTTCTGGTTCCGGGTCAAATGCACCCCGGAGGTGGTTTAG
- a CDS encoding TonB family protein — MPSKKILILSVTISLLAHALLISATGLLDKRSGRTRPETAITVNLKEAQEIRPEATKNDTKKEVLPTPLPPPEEVAASDALEQEAISLDSADEKFAPYLKKIKQKIENIWSYPPEAFAAKKEGISTVLFSLDSRGMLVESKIVESSGHEALDRGTINVINAAAPYAPFPPEITLSRLHIQATFQYRFLQ, encoded by the coding sequence ATGCCTTCGAAAAAAATCCTAATCCTGTCTGTAACAATTTCCCTGCTTGCGCATGCACTGCTCATTTCGGCGACAGGTCTGCTTGATAAACGCTCGGGCAGAACAAGGCCGGAAACAGCCATTACCGTCAATTTGAAGGAAGCGCAAGAAATTCGGCCGGAGGCAACCAAAAATGATACAAAAAAGGAAGTATTACCTACCCCCCTTCCGCCGCCGGAAGAAGTAGCGGCAAGCGATGCCTTAGAGCAGGAAGCCATCTCTCTCGACAGCGCGGATGAAAAATTTGCCCCCTATCTGAAAAAAATCAAACAAAAGATAGAAAATATCTGGTCTTATCCCCCGGAGGCCTTCGCAGCAAAGAAGGAGGGGATAAGTACCGTGCTATTCTCCCTCGATAGCCGAGGCATGCTTGTCGAAAGCAAAATTGTTGAATCTTCCGGACATGAGGCGCTCGATCGGGGAACGATAAACGTCATCAATGCGGCCGCCCCCTATGCCCCTTTTCCCCCGGAAATTACTCTTTCCCGCCTGCATATCCAGGCCACCTTCCAGTACCGCTTCCTTCAATAG
- a CDS encoding MFS transporter, giving the protein MSKRHRGKSEMVQRKLAPNLINERIGAPDVTGGAGAYRGEILSYCFIFFYLVGIYMKKFNLKILLLLSLGHLVTDIYQGALPAILPFLKEHLSLSYTMTGVILLAANFTSSLIQPLFGYFSDIREKPFLLPAGCLCAGIGFSLLSLPSSYAVVLVLVVISGLGIASFHPEGYKTAANFTGEKPVTGMAVFSVGGNLGLALGPIIAAYIIKYLGFSSLPVIIIPSLLFTLVILFFWKKMTMGQEAVRKVVKDASYEISRATYMSVFLLIGTVIMRSWIQMGLMSYIPFYYINHLKGDPLYASALVSVFLLGGAAGTLGGAPVADSLGHKRYLSISMFLATLVLPLIFVTKGLLLFVVLGLLGMIVISTFAVTVVMAQHLLPHNLGIASGLMVGFAIGAGGICVTLLGVVADHFGVPFALRSIAVLPLLGFILSLMLRYPETGK; this is encoded by the coding sequence TTGTCGAAGCGCCACCGGGGTAAATCAGAGATGGTGCAACGCAAACTGGCCCCGAATCTGATCAATGAGCGGATTGGCGCGCCTGACGTGACGGGCGGTGCCGGTGCGTACCGTGGTGAGATTTTATCTTATTGCTTTATTTTTTTCTACTTGGTAGGCATTTACATGAAAAAGTTCAACTTAAAGATACTGCTCCTGCTTTCGTTAGGTCACCTGGTAACCGACATCTACCAGGGGGCGCTGCCGGCCATCCTGCCTTTTCTGAAAGAGCACCTGTCTCTGTCCTACACGATGACGGGCGTTATCCTGCTGGCGGCCAACTTTACCTCTTCCCTGATTCAGCCACTCTTCGGCTATTTCTCCGACATCCGCGAGAAGCCCTTTCTCCTGCCCGCCGGCTGTCTCTGCGCCGGCATCGGCTTTTCCTTATTGTCCTTGCCATCCAGTTACGCCGTGGTGCTCGTGCTGGTGGTGATCAGCGGTCTCGGCATCGCCTCCTTTCATCCCGAGGGATACAAGACGGCGGCCAATTTTACGGGGGAAAAACCGGTCACGGGCATGGCCGTATTCTCTGTGGGAGGCAATCTGGGCCTGGCCCTGGGACCCATTATCGCTGCTTATATCATCAAATACCTGGGGTTTTCATCCTTGCCCGTCATTATCATCCCCTCCCTGCTGTTTACCCTGGTCATACTGTTTTTCTGGAAAAAAATGACGATGGGACAGGAGGCCGTCAGGAAGGTTGTAAAGGACGCTTCTTATGAAATTTCGCGCGCGACTTATATGTCGGTCTTCCTGCTCATCGGCACCGTGATTATGCGCTCCTGGATTCAAATGGGCCTGATGAGTTACATCCCCTTCTATTACATCAATCATCTCAAGGGAGATCCGCTTTATGCCAGTGCGCTGGTGTCGGTATTTCTTCTGGGCGGGGCTGCGGGAACGTTGGGCGGTGCGCCTGTTGCCGACAGTCTGGGGCACAAACGCTATTTAAGCATCTCCATGTTCCTGGCTACGCTGGTGCTACCGCTTATATTTGTTACCAAGGGCTTGTTATTGTTCGTCGTCCTCGGGCTGCTCGGCATGATCGTGATTTCCACCTTCGCCGTTACCGTTGTCATGGCGCAGCATCTGTTGCCCCATAACCTCGGCATAGCATCCGGCCTGATGGTCGGCTTCGCGATCGGGGCCGGCGGCATTTGCGTAACGCTGCTGGGAGTGGTGGCCGATCATTTCGGTGTGCCCTTCGCCCTGCGGTCTATAGCGGTTCTTCCCTTGCTCGGCTTTATCCTGAGCCTGATGCTGCGCTATCCGGAAACAGGTAAATAG
- a CDS encoding DUF933 domain-containing protein, with amino-acid sequence MEIGILGLPHSGKSALFEIMTAIKSSEMHGEICVRGQATVPDERFDQLVKIFQPLKVSPAKVPFVDVNAVGERAWDSLRQSLSGVDGLLHVVDGFSTDHVQEIINNYSKMEDELILSDLLIVENRLERMTKTAKKPLTPQDAAQALLLPRLKEQLERGKPLREIGLTAEEIHSLRSFSFWTIRPELVVINTAEDKQDIADTFRAQAALNVPVMGICCLTEAELAGLTSEEQGEFLAALGITEPAFGRIIRASFSLLGRIAYFTCGADEVKSWVIPAGSKAPKAAAVIHNDFERGFIKAEVASFSDFQACGSTLAGAKAAGKLRLEGKEYIVQDGDIITFRFNV; translated from the coding sequence ATGGAAATAGGTATTTTAGGCCTGCCCCACAGCGGGAAAAGCGCCTTGTTTGAAATTATGACGGCGATTAAGAGCTCGGAAATGCATGGAGAAATCTGCGTGCGCGGCCAGGCTACCGTCCCGGATGAGCGGTTCGATCAGCTCGTGAAAATATTTCAGCCGCTCAAGGTATCGCCCGCCAAGGTGCCTTTCGTGGATGTCAATGCCGTCGGGGAAAGGGCCTGGGATTCTTTGCGCCAGAGCTTAAGCGGCGTGGATGGCCTCCTGCACGTGGTGGACGGTTTTTCGACCGATCATGTTCAGGAAATTATCAACAACTACAGCAAGATGGAAGATGAACTGATCCTTTCCGACTTGCTGATCGTTGAAAACCGGCTGGAACGAATGACGAAGACGGCCAAAAAACCCCTGACCCCGCAAGACGCCGCCCAGGCCCTGCTGCTGCCAAGATTAAAGGAGCAGTTAGAAAGGGGTAAACCACTGCGGGAGATAGGCCTGACGGCGGAAGAGATCCACTCGCTGCGCAGCTTTTCGTTCTGGACCATCCGTCCGGAACTGGTGGTTATCAATACGGCCGAAGACAAGCAGGACATTGCCGATACCTTCCGTGCGCAGGCCGCCCTGAATGTGCCGGTTATGGGCATCTGCTGCCTGACGGAAGCGGAACTCGCGGGACTGACGTCGGAGGAGCAAGGGGAATTTCTCGCCGCCCTCGGCATCACGGAACCGGCTTTCGGCCGCATTATCCGCGCCTCCTTCTCGCTGCTCGGGCGGATCGCCTATTTCACCTGCGGCGCCGATGAAGTCAAATCATGGGTCATACCGGCCGGCTCAAAAGCGCCCAAGGCGGCTGCCGTCATTCACAATGATTTCGAGCGGGGCTTCATCAAGGCCGAAGTGGCCAGTTTCTCCGACTTCCAGGCCTGCGGGAGCACCCTGGCCGGCGCCAAGGCCGCAGGGAAACTCCGCCTCGAAGGCAAGGAATATATCGTGCAGGATGGCGATATTATAACCTTCCGCTTCAACGTGTGA
- a CDS encoding acyl-CoA thioesterase — translation MKGKKVAESTVIMAQEMRPQDANSAGNVHGGTIMKLIETAAGVVASRHARADVVTVSVDRLDFYHTVLVGEFLTMRASLNYVGKTSMEVGVRVESENPITGVRKHTSTAYLTFVALNKKGRPTPLPPVIRETKEQERRHQEAEARRQTRLLEKTREKEVPPDAVD, via the coding sequence ATGAAAGGGAAAAAAGTTGCGGAAAGCACTGTCATAATGGCGCAGGAGATGAGGCCGCAGGACGCTAATTCAGCCGGAAACGTCCACGGCGGGACGATCATGAAGCTTATTGAAACTGCGGCCGGCGTTGTGGCCTCCCGGCACGCGCGGGCCGATGTTGTCACCGTCTCCGTGGACAGGCTGGACTTCTATCATACCGTTCTCGTGGGTGAATTTCTGACCATGCGGGCCAGTCTTAACTACGTGGGCAAGACCTCCATGGAAGTCGGCGTCCGGGTGGAGTCGGAAAACCCCATCACAGGTGTTCGGAAACACACATCCACCGCCTACCTTACTTTTGTGGCCCTGAACAAGAAGGGACGCCCCACACCCCTGCCTCCGGTTATTCGGGAAACGAAAGAGCAGGAACGCCGCCATCAGGAGGCAGAAGCCCGGCGTCAGACACGCCTGCTGGAAAAGACACGCGAGAAGGAAGTTCCCCCCGATGCGGTGGACTGA
- a CDS encoding ATP-binding cassette domain-containing protein, with protein sequence MISINNVSLRFGEKKIFERLNWSITDKSRIGLVGDNGQGKTTLLRAIMGQIDLDEGGIEITNRKNQTIGYLPQDTVELDPIDLISYFKKRSGLTELEAAIKNHELQLAGSSPDSTAHEQELAAYETALAAFQAKDGYAFEARAKQMLKGFGFKEDDYHKNCTDFSGGWKMRLLLAFIILSQPDIMLLDEPTNHLDTESMEWLESQLKDYSGTLIAISHDRVFMDKLVRQIAELAGQKLAIYKGNYTYYLKEKEIRLEALKKEMELQRAEIKKINEFVERFRYKATKAKQVQSRVKMLEKFDILHQGEKVRAVTIKFPPCVKSGRDVVSAANLTKRYGDTEVFGQLDFTVYRGERIALVGVNGAGKTTLTRLVSQAEAPTAGHLKYGLNVKMAFYSQESAENLDYKKTIWEEIKEVGTKSSDLERRNLLGAFLFSGNDIHKEVSVLSGGEKSRLALLKIMLQDANFLILDEPTNHLDIKTKDIFQHALLNYHGTLVIVSHDRYFLDCLVQRVLEIRQGKIYDYPGNYSYFIEKRREGTVPISPVALTVGSDFPREDLSADAPRKSVYKTKEEKRLDAEARNRLSQLRQDLKKKVTQLETQVHQMESEKAVREKELCEPETCKSPGRIKLLNQELRSLSRELEGLYENWHGLAQQLEEIVEAPPG encoded by the coding sequence GTGATCAGCATCAACAACGTCAGCCTCCGTTTCGGCGAGAAGAAAATATTTGAGCGCCTCAACTGGTCAATCACCGACAAGAGCCGAATCGGGCTCGTGGGTGACAATGGCCAGGGGAAAACCACCTTGCTTAGAGCCATTATGGGGCAGATTGATCTCGATGAAGGCGGCATCGAGATCACGAACCGCAAGAATCAGACGATCGGCTATCTTCCGCAGGACACGGTGGAGCTCGACCCCATTGATCTGATCAGTTATTTCAAGAAAAGAAGCGGATTGACGGAGCTGGAGGCAGCCATAAAGAATCATGAGCTGCAACTTGCGGGCAGCTCTCCCGACTCGACGGCACACGAACAGGAGCTGGCGGCCTACGAGACGGCCCTGGCGGCTTTTCAGGCCAAAGACGGCTATGCCTTTGAAGCCCGCGCGAAGCAGATGCTGAAAGGCTTCGGCTTCAAGGAAGATGATTATCACAAGAATTGCACGGACTTTTCAGGCGGCTGGAAAATGCGGCTGCTGCTGGCCTTCATCATCCTTTCGCAGCCGGACATCATGCTCCTCGACGAGCCGACCAACCATCTGGATACGGAAAGCATGGAATGGCTGGAGAGCCAGCTCAAGGATTACTCAGGCACTCTGATCGCCATCTCGCACGACCGCGTCTTTATGGATAAACTGGTCCGGCAGATCGCGGAACTGGCCGGCCAAAAACTCGCCATCTACAAAGGGAACTACACTTACTACCTGAAGGAGAAAGAGATCCGTCTGGAGGCCCTGAAGAAGGAAATGGAGCTCCAGCGGGCCGAAATAAAAAAGATCAATGAGTTTGTCGAGCGTTTCCGTTACAAGGCCACCAAGGCGAAGCAGGTGCAGAGCCGCGTCAAGATGCTGGAAAAGTTCGATATCCTGCACCAGGGGGAAAAGGTGCGGGCGGTGACGATTAAATTCCCGCCCTGCGTTAAAAGCGGCCGGGATGTGGTTAGCGCCGCGAATCTGACGAAAAGATACGGCGACACGGAGGTATTCGGCCAGCTCGATTTTACTGTTTACCGCGGCGAGAGGATCGCCCTGGTGGGTGTCAACGGGGCGGGAAAAACTACGCTGACGCGCCTCGTAAGCCAGGCGGAAGCGCCCACCGCCGGCCACCTGAAATATGGTCTGAACGTCAAAATGGCCTTCTATTCCCAGGAAAGCGCGGAAAACCTCGATTACAAGAAGACGATCTGGGAAGAAATCAAGGAGGTGGGAACGAAGAGCAGCGATCTGGAAAGACGCAACCTCCTGGGGGCCTTTCTCTTTTCCGGCAATGACATCCACAAGGAAGTATCTGTTCTTTCAGGCGGCGAAAAGTCCCGGCTGGCATTGCTGAAAATCATGCTGCAGGATGCCAATTTCCTCATCCTCGACGAACCGACGAACCATCTGGACATCAAGACCAAAGACATTTTCCAGCATGCCCTGCTCAACTATCACGGCACTCTTGTCATCGTCTCCCACGACCGGTATTTTCTCGACTGCCTCGTCCAGCGGGTACTGGAAATCAGACAGGGTAAAATTTATGATTATCCCGGTAACTATTCATATTTTATTGAAAAAAGGCGGGAGGGAACCGTTCCGATATCCCCGGTTGCCCTGACAGTTGGTAGCGATTTCCCCCGGGAAGACCTGTCCGCAGACGCACCCAGAAAAAGCGTTTACAAGACGAAGGAGGAAAAACGTCTGGATGCCGAAGCCAGAAACAGGCTTTCCCAGCTCCGTCAGGACCTGAAGAAAAAAGTGACGCAGTTGGAAACGCAAGTCCACCAGATGGAATCGGAAAAGGCGGTCCGGGAAAAAGAACTCTGTGAACCAGAAACCTGTAAATCCCCCGGCCGCATCAAGCTGTTGAATCAGGAATTGAGGTCACTCAGCCGGGAACTCGAAGGGCTATACGAAAACTGGCATGGCCTGGCCCAGCAGCTTGAGGAGATTGTCGAAGCGCCACCGGGGTAA